From Toxorhynchites rutilus septentrionalis strain SRP chromosome 2, ASM2978413v1, whole genome shotgun sequence, a single genomic window includes:
- the LOC129769583 gene encoding pancreatic lipase-related protein 2-like, producing the protein MQYTVTILLSLGLATSAIPVELQPTLIRDDHGNMHLVNPDPYSVIDADLEPFFNAEADMVFRLFTRRNQFQAQILGLNNPSSVQSSNFNPAHPTRFTIHGWNADGSSSMHSSIRDNYLTVGEFNVISVDWGRGASTINYNTARNRVAAVGNVISRMINTLVSATGTFPNSMALIGHSLGAHAAGNAGKMQNGRIHTIFGLDPAGPLFSLGHSDILTPNDAQYVEAIFTNAGTLGFNQPLGNSNFYPNGGRSQPGCGIDLVGACAHSRSQDYFAESLTSSVGFRATRCVSHAEIQSGRCTSSGPGAFMGGEPSNHDWNVQGIFAMNTNSRSPFAMG; encoded by the exons ATGCAATACACAGTAACAATACTACTCTCTTTGGGACTTGCTA CGTCGGCAATCCCTGTAGAGCTCCAACCCACACTGATACGGGATGATCACGGAAATATGCATCTGGTCAATCCAGATCCTTACAGCGTGATTGACGCTGATTTGGAACCATTTTTCAACGCTGAGGCTGATATGGTATTTCGACTGTTTACTCGCCGGAACCAATTTCAAGCTCAAATACTTGGTTTGAACAATCCAAGTTCTGTACAGAGCTCCAATTTTAATCCAGCACACCCTACCCGATTCACTATCCACGGCTGGAATGCAGATGGAAGTTCTTCGATGCACAGCAGTATTCGTGATAATTACCTCACTGTGGGTGAATTCAACGTGATCAGTGTGGACTGGGGAAGAGGAGCAAGTACGATCAACTACAACACCGCCAGGAATCGCGTAGCCGCCGTGGGCAACGTAATTTCGCGAATGATCAACACACTGGTATCTGCTACGGGAACATTCCCGAACAGTATGGCCCTAATTGGACATAGCTTGGGAGCACACGCTGCGGGAAATGCGGGTAAAATGCAAAACGGTCGTATCCATACCATATTTGGGTTGGATCCAGCCGGTCCTTTGTTCTCGTTGGGTCATTCGGATATTTTAACTCCAAACGATGCACAGTACGTGGAAGCTATATTCACGAACGCCGGCACTCTGGGATTCAATCAACCACTAGGGAATTCCAATTTCTACCCCAATGGTGGCCGATCTCAACCCGGTTGTGGTATTGATTTGGTGGGTGCGTGTGCGCACTCTCGTTCCCAAGACTACTTCGCAGAGTCGCTTACAAGCTCGGTTGGCTTCAGAGCTACAAGATGCGTTTCGCACGCTGAAATTCAGAGCGGCAGGTGTACCTCTAGTGGACCGGGTGCGTTCATGGGCGGCGAACCGTCAAATCATGACTGGAATGTGCAGGGAATTTTCGCGATGAACACCAACTCGAGATCACCGTTTGCTATGGGTTGA